The following are from one region of the Diceros bicornis minor isolate mBicDic1 chromosome 37, mDicBic1.mat.cur, whole genome shotgun sequence genome:
- the MRPL44 gene encoding large ribosomal subunit protein mL44 has product MASGLVRLLLPGSRCLLAPAAPALAPPVRGVKKGFRAAFRFQKELERWRLLRCPPPPVRRSEKPNWDYHAEIQAFGHRLQETFSLDLLKTAFVNSCYIKSEEAKRQKLGLEKEAVLLNLKDNRELSEQGSSFSQTCLTQFLEDAFPDLPTEGIKSLVDFLTGEEVVCHVARNLAVEQLTLSAEFPVPPTVLQQTFFAVIGALLQSSGPERTALFIRDFLITQMTGKELFEIWKIINPMGLLIEELKKKNVSAPESRLTRQSGSSTALPVYFVGLYCDKKLIAEGPGETVLVAEEEAARVALRKLYGFTENRRPWDYSKPKEGLRAKKTITAS; this is encoded by the exons ATGGCGTCCGGGCTGGTGAGGCTGTTGCTGCCGGGGTCTCGCTGCCTCCTGGCTCCGGCCGCCCCGGCACTCGCGCCGCCGGTTCGAGGAGTGAAGAAGGGATTCCGCGCCGCCTTCCGCTTCCAGAAGGAGTTAGAGCGGTGGCGCCTGCTCCGGTGCCCGCCGCCGCCCGTGCGCCG tTCAGAGAAGCCCAACTGGGATTACCATGCTGAAATACAAGCATTTGGACATCGGTTACAGGAAACCTTCTCCTTAGATCTTCTCAAAACTGCATTTGTTAACAGCTGCTATATTAAAAGTGAGGAGGCCAAGCGCCAAAAACTTGGACTAGAGAAAGAAGCTGTTCTTCTGAATCTTAAAGATAATCGAGAACTGTCTGAACAAGGGTCATCTTTTTCACAAACTTGCCTCACACAATTTCTTGAGGATGCGTTCCCAGACTTGCCCACTGAAGGCATTAAAAGTCTTGTTGACTTTCTCACTGGGGAGGAAGTGGTGTGTCACGTGGCTAGAAACTTGGCTGTGGAGCAGTTGACGCTGAGTGCAGAATTTCCAGTCCCCCCGACTGTGTTGCAGCAGACTTTCTTTGCAGTGATTGGAGCCCTGCTCCAGAGCAGTGGACCCGAGAGGACTGCACTTTTCATCAGG GACTTCTTAATTACTCAAATGACTGGAAAAGAACTCTTTGAGATTTGGAAGATAATAAATCCCATGGGGCTCCTGATAGAAGaattgaagaaaaagaatgttTCAGCTCCTGAATCTAGACTGACTAGGCAGTCTGGAAGCAGCACAGCTTTGCCCGTGTATTTTGTTGGTTTATATTG TGATAAGAAGTTGATTGCAGAAGGACCTGGGGAGACAGTACTGGTTGCAGAAGAAGAAGCTGCCCGAGTGGCACTTAGGAAACTCTATGGGTTCACTGAGAATAGGCGGCCCTGGGACTATTCCAAGCCCAAAGAGGGGTTGAGAGCAAAAAAGACCATCACTGCCAGCTGA